CCCGGGTCCGCTTCCCGCTCACATCCATCCGTATATCGTCGCCTCCCTGCACCCGCCTCGACTTTCCGAGACGGAATCCGCTTATGAGGGAACCCTCCTTCTCCCGATGTACGCGGCTCTCACGGAAAACGATCAATCCCAGGTGATCGGCGCGCTTCAAAATGCCCTCGCCTCGTGCCGCTAAGTGCTTCGATCCACAAATACGGTGAAGCACCGAGGTTGTCGATGCGCCGCGTTCTCGGTGTTCGGCGACTGAGGCGTACCGGGAAGTACGACGAAGGAGACGAGTGCCGAGAACGCGGATGCAGCGACGACCGAATGCCAGCGTATTTGTGGATCGAGGCACTCACCTGGCTCGCCTGGCGCGGCGATTTTCCCGAAAATTCCGTCTCGACCTGTCCGGCCTGCGGGTTCTGACGGAAGCGGCGACCGGCCCGTTTTCCGTAACCGCACCCCTGGCGGCGCTCGCCGGTGGGACGGTGTTCGCCGTGGCCCGACCGAACCGGTACGGCTCGGCTGAAAAGTCCGCGCGGCAGGTCCGTGCCGTTGCCCGGAGACTCGGTGTTTCCCATCGAATTCAGATCGTCCGAAACTCGTTTCAGGCGCCTCTCCACACGATCGATCTCGTGACAAATTCCGGAAATGTCCGGCCGATCGATCGATCGTTTCTGAGTCAATTGCACCCGAAAGCGGTTGTCTCGCTGATGGTCGAACCGTGGGAACTCCGCCGACAGGACGTGAATGTTCGCGCGGCGCGCCGTTTCGGGATCGCCCTGGCCGGACCGAATGAAAGAGGCTCGAAGGTCGATGTCTTTCGTTATTTGATTCCGCTTGTCCAACGGATCGCGCGAAAAAATAAGCTTCGATTCAGGCATCGGAACGTCTTGCTCGTCTCAAGTCCGGAATTTCGGCCCTATTTAATTCAAGCCGTTAAAACGCTGGGAGGGACGCCGATCACCCGCCCGCAAAAAGCCGATGTTGTGATTCTTGCCACCGGTCCGAATATAAAAACTTCCCGTACGTTTCTTTCGAAGTGTTCAAACGGGACCCCCGTCATACAACTCTGGGGAGACGTCGACGCGGGGCGCCTGCGCCATTTGCGTTGGCTGCCGAAGGAACCTCCAGTTAAAGGACATATGGGATATCTTTTGAGCGATCTCGGGCCGGAACCGGCGGTGCGTCTGATCGCCGGCGGATTGAAGGTCGGTGAAATTCTGGCCCGGACGCGCGGGAAAGGATATTCCGTGCGAAAGAGCGTCGCCCGGGCCGTTCGTTCGAGTTTCGCGTTGCCCGCCGGGCGATGATAGACTGACGCCACCATGAATGTTCTGATCACGGGCGGCTCCGGATTCGTCGGGTCGCATCTGGCCGAACGGCTACTGGCGGATGGGCATTCGGCCACGCTGATCGACGATCTCTCCACCGGGCAGACACGCAACGTCGAACACCTGGAAAAAAATCCGAAATTTCACCTCATCGTTGAATCAATTACGAATCTCCAAACTTTGGAACCGCTGGTTCAAGCGACCGACCTGATTTATCACCTTGCCGCGGCCGTCGGCGTAAAACTGATCGTCAGCGACCCGGTGGCTACGATCGAGACCAACATCCGGGGAACGGAGGTCGCGCTTCACCTCGCCAACAAATGGCGGAAACCGTTGCTCCTGACCTCCACATCGGAAGTCTACGGCAAGAACAGTTCGAGCCCCTTCCGCGAAGAAGATGACATGGTGTTCGGCCCCACGACGCACTCCCGTTGGAGCTACGCTTGTTCCAAGGCGATTGATGAATTCCTGGCCATTTCGTACCACCGGAAAAAGAAATTGCCGGTGATCGTGGCCCGATTGTTCAACACCGTCGGCCCCAGACAGACGTCTCAATATGGAATGGTCGTTCCGACGTTCGTCCGCCAGGCACTGCAAAACGCCGATATCACGGTATACGGGGACGGAACGCAGTCCCGAACGTTTACGTACGTGACCGACGTCGTCGAAGCTCTGATCCGCCTGCCGAAGCATGAGCAGGCGTTTGGAGAAGTCTTTAACATCGGTGGAAATCGCGAGATTTCGATTCACCAGCTGGCCGAGTTGATCAAAGAGCGTTCCAAATCCAGTTCAAAAATCGTCAAGATTCCGTACGACCGCGCGTACGAACCGGGGTTTGAAGACATGCCGAGGCGGGTCC
This genomic interval from Bdellovibrionota bacterium contains the following:
- a CDS encoding GDP-mannose 4,6-dehydratase; this translates as MNVLITGGSGFVGSHLAERLLADGHSATLIDDLSTGQTRNVEHLEKNPKFHLIVESITNLQTLEPLVQATDLIYHLAAAVGVKLIVSDPVATIETNIRGTEVALHLANKWRKPLLLTSTSEVYGKNSSSPFREEDDMVFGPTTHSRWSYACSKAIDEFLAISYHRKKKLPVIVARLFNTVGPRQTSQYGMVVPTFVRQALQNADITVYGDGTQSRTFTYVTDVVEALIRLPKHEQAFGEVFNIGGNREISIHQLAELIKERSKSSSKIVKIPYDRAYEPGFEDMPRRVPDISKLARVTGFSPKVSLEEIIDRVIAFFRSDPSFV